From a single Natronorubrum tibetense GA33 genomic region:
- a CDS encoding DUF7573 domain-containing protein has protein sequence MTDDATLSDFDSGEGTDEDPDEQRSNSNSNSTTEVETGERAPDNGSNDGEPVDDETTDHSVRETRDADVDGETARSTYAWGTYTCSRCDTETERVWRDEGDFVCPACKPW, from the coding sequence GTGACCGACGACGCGACGCTCTCGGATTTCGATTCGGGCGAGGGGACTGACGAAGATCCCGACGAGCAGCGATCGAACTCGAACTCGAATTCGACTACCGAGGTCGAGACGGGCGAACGAGCGCCGGATAACGGTAGCAACGACGGAGAGCCAGTCGACGACGAGACGACCGACCACAGCGTCCGCGAAACGCGCGACGCAGACGTGGACGGCGAAACCGCACGCTCGACGTACGCCTGGGGAACGTACACCTGCAGTCGATGCGATACCGAAACCGAGCGCGTTTGGCGTGATGAAGGCGATTTCGTCTGCCCAGCGTGCAAACCCTGGTAA
- a CDS encoding cold-shock protein: MAKGTVDFFNDTGGYGFIETDDADDDVFFHMEDVGGPDLEEGQEVEFDIEEAEKGPRATNLERL, from the coding sequence ATGGCGAAAGGTACGGTCGACTTCTTCAACGACACTGGCGGCTATGGATTCATCGAAACCGACGACGCAGACGACGACGTGTTCTTCCACATGGAAGACGTCGGCGGTCCTGATCTCGAGGAGGGACAGGAAGTCGAGTTCGACATCGAGGAGGCCGAGAAGGGCCCACGAGCGACGAACCTCGAACGCCTGTAA